The Hymenobacter sp. DG25A nucleotide sequence TATTTTCTGGGCCATTCTGGGGGGTACGCTCTCCAGCCTGTTCCGTCTTCAACTCGGCTGGCCTGACTCTACCTTCGAATGGCTCTCGCCGTTCCTGGGCAAGTGGATAGAAGCCGGTAAGCTGAACCCGGAGTTCTATCTGGCCCTGGTAACCATGCACGGCACTATCATGGTGTTCTTCGTGCTGACAGCCGGTCTGTCGGGTACGTTCTCTAACTTCCTGATTCCGCTGCAAATTGGTGCCCGCGACATGGCTTCGGGCTTCATGAACATGCTTTCCTACTGGTTCTTCTTTGTATCCAGCGTTATCATGTTCATCTCGCTGTTCATCGAAACCGGTCCTGCATCGGCTGGCTGGACAATTTATCCGCCGCTGAGCGCCCTGCCGCAAGCTATTCCCGGCTCCGGCCTGGGTCAAACCCTGTGGCTGGTTTCCATGGCGCTGTTCATCGCCTCCCAGTTGCTGGGTGGGGTAAACTACATCACCACGGTTATTAACCTGCGTACCCGCGGCATGAGCATGAGCAAGCTGCCGCTGACCATCTGGGCGTTCTTCCTGACGGCTATCCTGGGTCTGCTCTCTTTCCCGGTTCTGCTGTCGGCTGCGCTGCTGCTGATCTTCGACCGTTCGTTTGGTACGTCCTTCTTCCTGTCCGACATCTATATTGCTGGTCAGGCGCTACATAACGTAGGCGGTTCACCCGTTCTGTTCCAGCACTTGTTCTGGTTCCTGGGTCACCCCGAGGTGTACATCGTTATTATGCCTGCTATGGGTATGGTATCGGAAATTCTGGCTACCAACGCCCGTAAGCCTATCTTCGGCTACCGCGCTATGATTGGCTCGCTGCTGGGTATCTCGCTGCTGTCGTTCGTTGTGTGGGCTCACCATATGTTCGTGACGGGTATGAACCCGTTCCTCGGTTCGGTCTTCATGTTCCTGACGCTGATTATTGCAGTGCCTTCGGCGGTGAAGACCTTTAACTGGCTGGCTACGCTGTGGCGTGGTAACATCCGCTTCACGGCGGCTATGTTGTTCTCCATTGGCTTTGTGTCGTTGTTTATCTCGGGTGGTCTGACGGGTATCGTACTCGGTAACGCCGCGCTGGATATTCAGATGCACAACACCTACTTCGTGGTAGCTCACTTCCACTTGGTAATGGGTAGCTCGGCCTTCTTTGGTCTGTTTGCTGGTGTGTATCACTGGTTCCCCAAGATGTTCGGCCGTATGATGGACGAGAAACTGGGCTACGTGCACTTCTGGCTCACGTTCCTGGGGGTATATCTGGTGTTCCTGCCCATGCACTACGTAGGTATTGCCGGTTTCCCACGTCGCTACTACGCCTGGACTGGCTTTGACATGTTCTCGCAGTTTGCTGACCTGAACCGCTTTATCTCTATTGCGGCTATTCTGGCCTTCTTCGCGCAGTTTGTCTTCCTCTTCAACTTCTTCTACAGCATCTTCCGTGGCCGTCGCGCTACGCAGAACCCGTGGAACTCGACGACGTTGGAATGGACGACTCCGATTCAGCCCGGCCACGGCAACTGGCCTGGTGCTATCCCCGCAGTATACCGCTGGCCCTATGATTATAGCAAGCCAGGTGCTGCTGAGGATTTCATCCCGCAGAACATCCCATACTCGCAGACGCAGTCTTCTAACCTGCCTTACGAGCGTGAAATGGAATAACGGCCTTTTGGCCTGATTGCCTAGAAACGGGCCGCTGTACTTACGGCGGCCCGTTTTTTATGGACTTTTGCCGCCGCGTAGAAGCCTTTTCTCCGGCAGAATGGTTTAGCTTAAGTAGCCGGGCCACATCTGCCTCAATAGTATTTTCCTTATGAATTTACCTGCCTATAGCCGCCGCTTTCGGGTGGTGGGTATCCTGACGGTGGTAGCCGTGTACCTGCTGATACTGGTAGG carries:
- a CDS encoding cbb3-type cytochrome c oxidase subunit I is translated as MAANLPTQAQAQGGIGATETHTEHDEHLHHDEHHEQSFLEKYIFSTDHKVIAKQFLISGIFWAILGGTLSSLFRLQLGWPDSTFEWLSPFLGKWIEAGKLNPEFYLALVTMHGTIMVFFVLTAGLSGTFSNFLIPLQIGARDMASGFMNMLSYWFFFVSSVIMFISLFIETGPASAGWTIYPPLSALPQAIPGSGLGQTLWLVSMALFIASQLLGGVNYITTVINLRTRGMSMSKLPLTIWAFFLTAILGLLSFPVLLSAALLLIFDRSFGTSFFLSDIYIAGQALHNVGGSPVLFQHLFWFLGHPEVYIVIMPAMGMVSEILATNARKPIFGYRAMIGSLLGISLLSFVVWAHHMFVTGMNPFLGSVFMFLTLIIAVPSAVKTFNWLATLWRGNIRFTAAMLFSIGFVSLFISGGLTGIVLGNAALDIQMHNTYFVVAHFHLVMGSSAFFGLFAGVYHWFPKMFGRMMDEKLGYVHFWLTFLGVYLVFLPMHYVGIAGFPRRYYAWTGFDMFSQFADLNRFISIAAILAFFAQFVFLFNFFYSIFRGRRATQNPWNSTTLEWTTPIQPGHGNWPGAIPAVYRWPYDYSKPGAAEDFIPQNIPYSQTQSSNLPYEREME